A genomic window from Camelus ferus isolate YT-003-E chromosome X, BCGSAC_Cfer_1.0, whole genome shotgun sequence includes:
- the HNRNPH2 gene encoding heterogeneous nuclear ribonucleoprotein H2 — MMLGTEGREGFVVKVRGLPWSCSADEVMRFFSDCKIQNGTSGIRFIYTREGRPSGEAFVELESEDEVKLALKKDRETMGHRYVEVFKSNSVEMDWVLKHTGPNSPDTANDGFVRLRGLPFGCSKEEIVQFFSGLEIVPNGMTLPVDFQGRSTGEAFVQFASQEIAEKALKKHKERIGHRYIEIFKSSRAEVRTHYDPPRKLMAMQRPGPYDRPGAGRGYNSIGRGAGFERMRRGAYGGGYGGYDDYGGYNDGYGFGSDRFGRDLNYCFSGMSDHRYGDGGSSFQSTTGHCVHMRGLPYRATENDIYNFFSPLNPMRVHIEIGPDGRVTGEADVEFATHEDAVAAMAKDKANMQHRYVELFLNSTAGTSGGAYDHSYVELFLNSTAGASGGAYGSQMMGGMGISNQSSYGGPASQQLSGGYGGGYGGQSSMSGYDQVLQENSSDYQSNLA, encoded by the coding sequence ATGATGCTAGgcacagaaggcagggaggggttCGTGGTGAAGGTCAGGGGCCTACCCTGGTCCTGCTCGGCCGATGAAGTGATGCGCTTCTTCTCCGATTGCAAAATCCAAAATGGTACATCAGGTATTCGTTTCATCTACACCAGAGAAGGCAGACCAAGTGGCGAAGCATTTGTCGAACTTGAATCCGAAGATGAAGTGAagctggctttgaagaaggacAGAGAAACCATGGGACACAGATATGTTGAAGTATTCAAGTCCAACAGTGTTGAAATGGATTGGGTGTTGAAGCATACAGGTCCGAATAGTCCTGATACTGCCAATGATGGCTTCGTCCGGCTTAGAGGACTCCCATTTGGCTGTAGCAAGGAAGAGATTGTTCAGTTCTTTTCAGGGTTGGAAATTGTGCCAAATGGGATGACACTGCCGGTGGACTTTCAGGGGCGGAGCACAGGGGAGGCCTTTGTGCAGTTTGCTTCCCAGGAGATAGCTGAAAAGGCCTtaaagaaacacaaggaaagaatAGGGCACAGGTACATTGAGATCTTCAAGAGTAGCCGAGCTGAAGTCCGAACCCACTACGACCCACCTCGAAAGCTCATGGCTATGCAGCGGCCAGGTCCCTATGATAGGCCGGGGGCTGGCAGAGGGTATAATAGCATTGGCAGAGGGGCTGGGTTTGAAAGGATGAGGCGCGGTGCCTATGGTGGAGGGTATGGAGGCTATGATGATTATGGTGGCTATAATGATGGGTATGGCTTTGGATCTGATCGATTTGGAAGAGACCTCAATTACTGTTTTTCAGGAATGTCTGATCATAGATATGGAGATGGTGGGTCCAGTTTTCAGAGCACCACAGGGCACTGTGTGCACATGAGGGGATTACCTTACAGAGCCACCGAgaatgatatttataattttttctcgCCTCTTAACCCCATGAGAGTACACATTGAAATTGGGCCTGATGGCAGAGTTACTGGTGAGGCAGATGTTGAATTTGCTACTCATGAAGATGCCGTGGCAGCTATGGCAAAAGACAAAGCTAACATGCAGCACAGATACGTGGAGCTCTTCTTGAATTCTACCGCAGGCACAAGCGGGGGAGCTTATGATCACAGCTATGTAGAGCTCTTTTTGAATTCTACAGCAGGGGCAAGTGGTGGTGCTTATGGTAGCCAAATGATGGGAGGGATGGGCATATCCAACCAGTCTAGTTACGGGGGTCCTGCTAGCCAGCAGCTGAGTGGTGGCTACGGAGGTGGTTACGGTGGTCAGAGCAGCATGAGTGGATATGACCAAGTTCTGCAGGAGAACTCCAGTGACTATCAGTCTAACCTCGcttaa